The genomic interval GAACAAAGACATTTTTGAAGGAAAATGGGAAGAGTTAAAAGGGAAAATGAAACAAACTTGGGGTAAATTAACAGATGATGACTGGACTGTCATTGAAGGCAATCATCAAGAGTTATTTGGCAAGCTTCAAAAACATTATGGTTATACAAAAGATGAAGCAGAAAAAGCCCTCAAAGACTTTCAAGATGACACCAGACATTAATAAAAATTGACAAGGAGATGTTATGAAAAAGTTAATTATAATTTTCTTTATTTTGGGTTCTTGCGTCAGTTTTGCAGCAACGCAAACAGATATGAGTTCCAAATGGATTTGTACCACAAATGCCAGTAGTAGCGATGCAGCTGCTGATAAAGCAGCAGACGATAAAATGGCAAATACTACAGGCGCTGCTGACCAGTCTTTTGCTTTTGCTGCTCAAAATTGTCGTGATTGCACCAAAATCACCTGTGAAGCTAAAGATTAAGCATGTTAAAAGAGCTGGAAAATTTCCAGCTCTTTTCTTCGAAATATCCCCATTAATTTCATTGAGATTATAATTAATAATAGAATGAATCACACACCGCAACATGAAGTTATATTTCTCTTTCTATCGAATCCGATGTAACAAAACAGAAGTCCCTTTTTAAGCCATACTTAAAGGACATACTTAAAAAGGAATTTAATTATGAATCTCATTTTATTTATTATATTAATAGTTCTTTTAATTGGCTTACTGCCCTCTTGGCCCTACAGTAGCGGATGGGGGTATTATCCAAGTGGTGGTGTAGGTTTAATACTCCTCATATTAATTATTGTACTGCTTGCACGAGGCGGACCTTAATCGTCCACTAGAATTTGCCGACAATTAATAGAAGTAATCTCCTCTTTGAAAAACAGGATGTTATATTTTATTTTTTGGAGCAGGCATATTTTATCTGCTCAATCTCACATATCTCAAGGAGAAACATCATGAGTGATTTTAATGACAATACAAAAGAAATAAAAAAGAAAGCTTCTGAACTCTATGAGGCCGCTAAAGAAAATACAAAAAATGCATATTATGAAACGAAACCTAAAGCAGAAGAATTGGCCGCACAATTCAGCACCACAGCATCCGATTTATACAAATCAGGCAAAAAGAAATAGATTGCACAGAAAAGTACATCCAAAAATCCGTCGAAGGGATATCACAATCCATTCAAAAACAACCGCTCAAGTCCGTTTTGATATCTGCTGGAATTGGTTTTCTTTTTGCTAAATTTTTTAAATAGATGAATCCTGTTAAACTAAATCTTGTCTATCAAGAAGCAATGATCATTTATTACCATCAAAATAAATAATTTATTTGCTAAGGCCTTGTATAGGTAAAATTACAAGTAACTCCTTATTCCAGAGAGACATAGATAATTGTTACTAATCCAAACCATATGTACCAAATAAAATTGCGCCCCTGGTTGGAGCGCAATGTGTATTCATCGCTACGTCGTAACTATTGAAAATGATGATAATGACTCCAAGTGGATGATAAATGGCTATTAGGGTGTGTTTCATTGACACTTAATACAATTCCTCCTTCTTTCATACCAGATGCAAAAACTTTTGCTTTATCTTCGGGTATTCCCCACCCAATCAAGGCCCTCATTAAACCACCACTGATTCCACCAGCTCCTGCACCAGCAAGCCCTGCTACTAAAGGACCAGCCACTACAAGTCCCAGTCCTGGAATGACCAGACTGGTTCCAACTGCAGCTCCAGTAGCGCCCCCTATTGCCAAACCTTCTGAGGCTTTAGAGCCTTCTTTTACTAATACTAAATCATAATATCTTTTTCGAGAATCTTCAGACATCATCACATTTATCTCTTTCGGGGTATAACCTTCATCAACAGCATCTTGATAGGCTTTTTCAGCCTCATCCGTAGTTTCAAAAATTTCTGTAGTTAAGTGAACATCTCTTTTAGTGTCTGTCATTTTGATCTCCTTAAAGGAATTAACTTTTTAAGGTTCATCCCACTATTACTAAATTAGTTTTTCAATACAACCTGAAAACACTTTATAGCCATAGCTACCTCCTTGTAGATACAAAACTAATAAACTTATTATTTAACTATAATATAAAATGGGACGTGCTCTTGATTTAAACTATAAAAGATGGCTAGAAAAGGGGGATCTTTTATTAAGACGCGTTTTGACTATATTTAAAGAAACTACTGTACTGCCATATTAGAAACACGATTTTATTTTCGCTTGTCACTTACTAATAATTTTAAGATTTTTCGTATTGACTCGCTTATTATGTCTGATGCGATTTACAATAATTCGTAGCAATTTCAACCGAAAATAATTAATAAAAAATCGGTATAACATTAAAATCTCCTCTATCTAATATAGATTAGAGCTAATAACTAATTACCGAATAATGGTTTGGCTCACCAAAACTCTTAAGCTCTCCCCGTAAAAAAACATGGTCATAATGTAAGGCAATAGACCTCTTAGGAAACTTTATGCCGCTGTCCCTCTATTATAAATTCCTTCAAGCGAATTAAATTTCAATCCTAAGCGTTCGCCTATTTTGATAATAATGGAATAATTTTCTTTAATACCAGCATCATTAATACCACTAATTTTCTTTGCCAGTTATTTAGGGTTAGCTAATTCGACAGCAAAGGCAACTCCTAACTTAGAAAAATTACTTATATGGGACATAGAAAGATAGTCAATTGAATCATCAGACGAATGGATATGAGGATTATGGTTGTCAAAATGAGATTCAAAAGGGAATGCTGCAGGAACACCTGCGTTATGCCAACTTACATGATCACTACACGCGTACCCACAATCAGTCTCCTTAACCTCTAAGTGCAGATAAGTATGCACTAAAGTTCTCAGAAAATCTGTCAAACTTGTATCAACATTATCATTTACCATCCATATACTAGGATCATTTTCAAAAGAGTATCCTGCTAAATCAAATTGAATCACTTCACTAACAGGAATCTTCTTATTTTTAAAGTGTGAAACAACATATCTAGAGCCTACTAAACCGCGCTCTTCTGCAGAATACCAAATAAAGTAAATAGGTTTTTGAAATTGTATTCCACTAGCTATTAGGACTCTAGCAATTTCCAAAACAATCACACTTCCGCTTGCATCATCATCTGCACCTGGAACATTTTCTCCCTCAAAACTTGGTATCGTATCAATGTGGGCGCCAATAATAATCCCTGGCTGATCTGAGTTGCCCAATTTTAAAATTACTGAGGGTTGCTTATAATGTCCAGTCTCAACGAAGGAAATATTAATATCGCTTCTTGAGTAATGAGTCACATAATTTCTTATTTGATTTTCTACCCACTTAGAAGCCTCTACACCTAAATCTGAATCTGCAGAACGATCATGAAAATTACTTAATGTGATTAGATTTTTTTGCATTTCAATGGAATTTATATTTTTTAATAAGGAATTAACTTCTTTAGTGTAGTTAACTTTATACTTAACATCAGAACCAGTCAGATTTTTACTTGGTTTGTGAGGTAGATATTGTTTGAGTAACTCCTTTGCAATTTTAATATTATGTTTCGAGGACTGTCTTAAAAGTGTCTGCCCCTCCTGAGTAACATCAATAAATCCGCCACAGGATTTCTCATTGGTGACTTTTTTGGAGTATATTAATTTGTTTATTCCAGCCTCATTAACAGAAATTAATCGATAGGATTTATTTTGAGCAAGCAATTCATAATGAAAATGAGTTTTCTCTAAAAGACATGCTGGTGCAACTACAATGAATTTTGACTCTTTGTTTGAAAAGGCAAAAGAATGAATAGAAAAAGCAAAAAGGCATAACCCTATTGCAGTTTTTTGAAAGCACTTTTTTAACATAAATTTACCTTGACAATAAAATCATTTAATACGATATTCAGGAAAAATATAATGGTTATATTTCTCTAGGAAATCAATATGTTACGATTATTTTTTCACTGTGTTTGATTTTTACTGTTTTTCCTGGTTTTGCATTAGAGATTTATTTAACGAATAACACAATTCATCCCATTGACTATTTTGGTTTTCCATTAAATCTAAAATCTCCACCTCTATCGCCAAATCAAACCCGGTTAGCTCCTGAAGAGATAAATCAGTTATTAAATAATCCCATTCCAAAAGTAGACTCGAAAGTATATTATTCAATTGAACATATTCTATATGACTGTGGTGAAGTTGTTTTTTATCCTAAAATGGCTGTTTCTTTAACTATTAAAGAGACTTCGATGCCTCCCAAACATACTTGTATTGTTAACTCTTGGTAAGAATGAATCATTGACATTCAATGTAATCAACCATGCGCGCTATGAACGGCCGAGGATCGTCCTGGATAGCACTCGATTTTTTTATCAGCCCAACAAGGGATGCGACCTTTTTTCATTCAGTTATCTCGATGTTATAAATTGCTGTAATCAGATTGAATCTTAATCCGAAAGTTTTCGCCTATTTCGGTAACGATCAGATATAATTTTAAATCGTTTAATCATCCCAATAACATTTTCATTTAATACACGTTCGCTTGATAATTTTCGGTTTTTACGCTTGTCTTCTTTGGTTAAAGGGCTTTTCTTTGTCTTTTTCTTAGGTAGTTCAGAGTTAGAATGCATCTTATTTATACCTTGGTAGCCTGTATCAGTAAGCGTTTTTATTTTAGGATGTATTCGCACTCCCTATTCTTTAAATAACCTAAAATCATAATGTTTCCCATTTGTGAAATTGGTACAAATTATTCCTTTACTTTTCTTATCAACAACCAATTGTGTTTTCAATGTGTGTCGCTTCTTTTTTCCTGAGTAGAGTCGCCTTCTTTTTTGGGGGGCGTCCAATTGGTGTTTCAGTTGCATCGATAAGAACTACCTCATACTCAATATCACTTTTTAACAAGGCTTTTCGCCCAGGTAGCGCAAAATTAGGATGTTTTATTAACGTATTTTCTATCCACTTAATCGTTTCATAGCAAGTACTCTCGCTTACTCCATAACTTTGGCTGACATGAAAATAAGTGCGATATTCACGTAGATACTCAAGCGTCATTAGTAGCCGATCCTCCAGTTGTAATTTTGGTTTTCGGCCTCCTTTTCTTCGCTTTCCATTATCCATTTCTCTTAATATCTCTATCATCTTTTCAAATGTGGCAATTTTAACACCCGTTAGGCGACGAAATTTTTCATCCTCAATATTTTTTATTCTTTCATATTTCATGAGCGCTCCTTTTGCAGAGCTTTTACCCGCATTTCTATATAAATGCTAGTTGGTAAAGAGAATTAATAGCGTGATGAAACCTAGAATGAATAAAATTATATCTTATCGTTATCGAAATAAGCGAAAACATTTCGGATTGAAATTTAATCTGTGTGAGGTTATAAAAAAAGAAAACTGATGAGTATTTTTAAAATTTCAGTTCTCAAAACCCATTTAATTTCCCAGCAAAATTATAGGATTTTGATTCATCGCGTGGTTTTGGATTCATATCCTCTTCAACTCAAGAAGGAGTAACAGGAAATCGAGGTTTGGGGATAGTCATAATCGTATCCGTTCTTTTAATTTATTATGTGTTCAACAGATTTGCTTTTTGATAACCCATCTTGATTTTGGACTAATACCATCCA from Legionella sainthelensi carries:
- a CDS encoding CsbD family protein, producing the protein MNKDIFEGKWEELKGKMKQTWGKLTDDDWTVIEGNHQELFGKLQKHYGYTKDEAEKALKDFQDDTRH
- a CDS encoding DUF3309 family protein, producing the protein MNLILFIILIVLLIGLLPSWPYSSGWGYYPSGGVGLILLILIIVLLARGGP
- a CDS encoding M20/M25/M40 family metallo-hydrolase; amino-acid sequence: MLKKCFQKTAIGLCLFAFSIHSFAFSNKESKFIVVAPACLLEKTHFHYELLAQNKSYRLISVNEAGINKLIYSKKVTNEKSCGGFIDVTQEGQTLLRQSSKHNIKIAKELLKQYLPHKPSKNLTGSDVKYKVNYTKEVNSLLKNINSIEMQKNLITLSNFHDRSADSDLGVEASKWVENQIRNYVTHYSRSDINISFVETGHYKQPSVILKLGNSDQPGIIIGAHIDTIPSFEGENVPGADDDASGSVIVLEIARVLIASGIQFQKPIYFIWYSAEERGLVGSRYVVSHFKNKKIPVSEVIQFDLAGYSFENDPSIWMVNDNVDTSLTDFLRTLVHTYLHLEVKETDCGYACSDHVSWHNAGVPAAFPFESHFDNHNPHIHSSDDSIDYLSMSHISNFSKLGVAFAVELANPK